A genomic segment from Desulfurispirillum indicum S5 encodes:
- the queA gene encoding tRNA preQ1(34) S-adenosylmethionine ribosyltransferase-isomerase QueA has product MSEYLCDYHVDIPAELIAQEPLAQRDASRLLVLSRALAPAIVGESTFSRLSEYLRPGDLLVFNDTRVIPARLKGRKSTGGAVEIFLVEPCAPRCWRVLTRGKKLVPGTLVHIGDGVEAVIEERDGEMAVARFSVDDQELFACGAIPLPPYIKREADSRDNQRYQSVFAARDGAVAAPTASLHFTSAIVEGLRQRGVRTATITLHVGLGTFLPVKSERIDEHRMHSEHFHVPAQTLDLVADTRRSGGRVIAVGTTVVRALESCFGHTPLRTGGSTDIFIRPGYSFAVIDGMVTNFHLPDSTLILLVSAFYGRENIQQIYQYAVSQRYRFFSYGDGMLFLP; this is encoded by the coding sequence GTGTCCGAATACCTGTGCGATTACCATGTGGATATTCCCGCCGAGCTGATTGCCCAGGAGCCCTTGGCGCAGCGTGATGCCAGCCGCCTGCTGGTGCTGTCCCGTGCACTGGCGCCAGCCATCGTCGGTGAAAGTACGTTCAGCCGGCTGTCCGAGTATCTGCGGCCCGGCGACCTGCTGGTCTTTAACGATACCCGAGTGATTCCGGCACGCTTGAAGGGCCGGAAATCAACTGGCGGGGCGGTGGAGATTTTTCTGGTTGAGCCCTGCGCTCCCCGGTGCTGGCGTGTCCTGACCAGGGGGAAAAAACTGGTTCCAGGTACCCTGGTTCATATTGGCGATGGGGTTGAGGCGGTGATTGAGGAGCGGGATGGGGAGATGGCCGTCGCCCGCTTCAGTGTTGATGATCAGGAATTGTTTGCCTGCGGGGCCATTCCCCTGCCACCTTACATCAAGCGAGAAGCCGACAGCCGTGACAACCAGCGTTATCAGTCAGTCTTTGCCGCCCGCGATGGGGCGGTAGCGGCCCCTACGGCATCACTGCACTTTACGTCTGCCATTGTGGAGGGGCTGCGCCAGCGTGGGGTGCGCACTGCCACCATCACGCTGCACGTGGGGCTGGGCACCTTTTTGCCTGTGAAAAGTGAGCGCATTGACGAACATCGCATGCACTCCGAACACTTTCACGTGCCGGCGCAGACCCTGGATCTGGTTGCGGACACCCGTCGCTCAGGTGGTCGTGTCATTGCCGTGGGAACAACAGTGGTGCGCGCGCTGGAAAGCTGCTTTGGCCATACTCCGTTGCGAACAGGGGGCTCCACCGATATTTTTATCCGTCCGGGCTACTCATTTGCCGTGATTGATGGTATGGTAACAAACTTTCATCTGCCTGACTCCACCCTGATCCTTCTGGTCAGTGCATTTTACGGGCGTGAAAATATCCAGCAGATCTATCAGTATGCCGTGAGCCAGCGTTACCGTTTTTTCAGTTATGGTGACGGCATGCTCTTTCTGCCGTAG
- a CDS encoding MBL fold metallo-hydrolase translates to MQIEILGMHDSIAPGKSGMCLLLNQTIALDAGALTDSLPLERQKKIEHIILTHCHFDHIKGLPFFADGLAMTYGSHSSKPARVHSPANVIDDLRRHIFNNVIWPDFTAIPPKNPVLAYHEAPETFSIDTCRFRFIPVTHGVPTYAIHICCENRHVLYVTDTGPTMQLWNYLNDLPHAIDAMFIDVAFPNRLEELAILSGHLTPGLLARELEKTSNLPAMLYPIHMKSPYRDVIGDELAQTLKAGSYHIPEPLDIITF, encoded by the coding sequence ATGCAGATTGAGATTCTGGGGATGCACGACTCCATCGCCCCCGGGAAAAGTGGAATGTGCCTGCTGCTGAACCAAACCATTGCCCTGGACGCGGGCGCCCTCACTGACAGTCTGCCCCTGGAACGACAGAAAAAGATCGAACATATCATCCTCACCCATTGTCACTTTGACCACATCAAAGGGCTGCCGTTTTTTGCCGACGGGCTTGCCATGACCTACGGTTCCCACAGCAGCAAACCCGCCCGAGTACACAGCCCGGCCAACGTCATCGACGACCTGCGCAGACACATCTTCAACAATGTCATCTGGCCGGATTTCACGGCTATCCCACCCAAAAACCCGGTACTGGCATACCATGAAGCACCGGAAACCTTCAGCATAGATACCTGCCGCTTCCGTTTTATCCCAGTCACCCACGGTGTCCCCACCTACGCCATCCATATCTGCTGCGAAAACAGGCATGTGCTCTACGTCACTGACACTGGCCCAACCATGCAACTGTGGAACTATCTCAATGACCTGCCCCATGCCATAGACGCCATGTTCATCGACGTGGCCTTCCCCAATCGCCTGGAAGAGCTGGCCATACTCAGCGGCCACCTGACTCCGGGGCTGCTGGCCCGGGAGCTGGAGAAAACCTCGAACCTCCCCGCCATGCTCTACCCCATACACATGAAGTCGCCTTATCGGGATGTCATCGGCGATGAGCTCGCCCAGACCCTGAAGGCCGGCTCCTACCACATCCCCGAACCCCTGGATATCATCACCTTCTGA
- the ptsP gene encoding phosphoenolpyruvate--protein phosphotransferase — MNKIEILLDVSNIILDSSCHENALSEITTYLKRELKSDVCSIYLQSRSSESILTLAATEGLRQEAVGQVSMAADEGLTGLAFRSNTYTFIRDASHHPQFKYFPGIGEEPFRTFIGIPLKSRLNTFGVLVFQFKNRKNNTRIQEKLLTAIAAQVSGLVLRHYMVEGSAQADEGKDPHQEVLLQGVPLAEGIAIGHPVRIIYRFIESAVGKVDPVVELQAFEKASVKTADDLRELAEKMEKRGAAAESEIFHTHLLMLEDSSFKKEVQRHINEHGKSAAFSVRHVADKLIEKFTSFQDPYLRERAADIEDICQRLMTHLGVLSRKAQLQADSIIISDRLTPGETASLDLEKVEAFVTEKDGATSHTAILAKNRQIPAVTGIPKLFEATEYARQLIVDGYQGLVIVNPQPATVEQYTRQQQSSQRRRDRDSRRETPLGPILLPDGDEIIFYANVSSVLDAQRAEQDHASGIGLVRTEIFYLQHDGDWKYEQQVEVYRQIVNIYSRGPVIFRLFDIGSDKKSTREIKEDNPALGYRGARLLLGEPDFLLEQVKALLHVIAEYRREHEPRDINILVPFISEPSEFFRIRDVIEAQCRTMELEVPRVGVMLEIPSAVFCMDELATRADYFSIGTNDLFQYFFALDRTDPKVSSFYDPNSQAFLRLLEMIVTATQRLNIPVEICGEIATDRAMLRHLIDLGFRTFSVNPYVINGLKRFVQREYAPVK; from the coding sequence GTGAACAAGATTGAAATACTCCTCGATGTCAGCAATATTATTCTCGATTCATCCTGCCACGAGAACGCCCTTTCCGAGATAACAACTTATCTGAAACGCGAACTCAAAAGCGACGTCTGTTCCATATATCTCCAGAGTCGTTCCAGTGAGAGCATTCTGACGCTGGCTGCCACCGAGGGTCTGCGTCAGGAGGCGGTGGGGCAGGTCAGCATGGCTGCCGATGAAGGTCTGACGGGCCTCGCCTTCCGCAGCAACACCTATACCTTTATCCGTGACGCTTCCCACCACCCCCAGTTCAAGTACTTCCCCGGTATTGGTGAAGAGCCTTTCCGCACCTTTATCGGCATTCCGCTGAAAAGCAGGTTGAACACGTTTGGCGTCCTGGTCTTTCAGTTCAAAAATCGCAAAAACAACACCAGGATACAGGAGAAGCTGTTGACGGCCATTGCCGCCCAGGTTTCCGGCCTGGTGCTGCGTCACTACATGGTGGAGGGCTCTGCCCAGGCAGACGAAGGAAAAGATCCCCATCAGGAAGTGCTTTTACAGGGCGTTCCCCTGGCCGAGGGCATTGCCATCGGCCACCCGGTTCGCATTATCTACCGCTTCATTGAAAGCGCCGTGGGCAAGGTTGATCCGGTGGTGGAGCTGCAGGCGTTCGAGAAAGCCAGTGTCAAGACAGCCGATGACCTGAGGGAGCTGGCGGAAAAAATGGAAAAGCGCGGCGCGGCGGCGGAGTCGGAGATATTCCACACCCACCTGCTGATGCTTGAAGACAGCAGCTTTAAAAAAGAAGTGCAGCGTCATATCAATGAGCATGGCAAGAGCGCGGCTTTCTCCGTGCGCCATGTGGCCGATAAGCTGATTGAAAAGTTCACCTCATTCCAGGATCCGTACCTGCGCGAGCGGGCTGCTGATATTGAGGATATCTGCCAGCGCCTGATGACTCACCTGGGGGTGCTCAGCCGAAAAGCGCAGCTGCAGGCGGACAGCATTATTATTTCCGACCGGCTGACCCCTGGGGAGACGGCTTCCCTTGACCTGGAAAAAGTCGAAGCCTTTGTCACCGAGAAGGATGGTGCCACTTCCCATACGGCCATACTGGCGAAGAACCGCCAGATCCCTGCGGTTACCGGGATTCCGAAGCTCTTTGAAGCGACGGAGTACGCGCGCCAGTTGATCGTGGATGGGTATCAGGGTCTGGTAATCGTCAATCCCCAGCCCGCGACCGTGGAGCAGTACACTCGCCAGCAGCAGTCGAGCCAGCGCCGCCGTGACCGCGACAGTCGTCGTGAGACTCCCCTGGGGCCCATTCTCCTTCCGGATGGCGATGAAATCATATTTTACGCCAATGTCTCCAGTGTGCTGGATGCCCAGCGGGCGGAGCAGGATCACGCCAGTGGTATCGGTCTGGTGCGTACGGAAATATTTTATCTGCAGCATGATGGCGACTGGAAATATGAGCAGCAGGTGGAAGTGTATCGTCAGATCGTCAATATCTACTCGCGGGGGCCGGTGATCTTCCGTCTCTTCGACATCGGTTCTGATAAAAAGAGCACCCGTGAAATCAAAGAGGACAACCCGGCCCTCGGTTATCGTGGTGCGCGGCTGCTGCTGGGAGAGCCCGATTTTCTGCTGGAGCAGGTTAAGGCTCTGCTCCACGTTATTGCTGAGTATCGCCGCGAACATGAGCCCCGGGATATTAATATTCTCGTTCCCTTTATTTCCGAGCCATCGGAGTTTTTCCGTATACGGGATGTGATCGAGGCTCAGTGCCGCACCATGGAACTGGAGGTGCCGCGCGTCGGAGTCATGCTGGAGATCCCGTCCGCTGTATTCTGCATGGATGAGCTGGCTACCCGGGCCGACTATTTCAGTATCGGCACCAACGACCTCTTCCAGTATTTCTTTGCCCTTGATCGCACAGACCCAAAGGTCAGCAGTTTTTATGACCCTAACAGCCAGGCGTTTCTCCGCCTGCTGGAGATGATCGTTACCGCGACGCAGCGCCTGAATATTCCCGTGGAAATCTGTGGGGAGATCGCCACGGACCGCGCCATGCTGCGTCACCTTATTGATCTTGGCTTTCGCACCTTCAGTGTCAACCCCTACGTCATCAATGGGTTGAAGCGATTTGTCCAGCGCGAGTATGCGCCGGTGAAGTAA
- the aat gene encoding leucyl/phenylalanyl-tRNA--protein transferase, which translates to MILVHAEPPVYYLNPQHVAFPDPLQGAGDEPIAIGGSLLPHWLLHAYRSGIFPWFSEDGLPYWYSPDPRMILPLTELSISRSTRKFLRRSTWEIRFDTHFIQIISQCANTLRPGQKGTWISEDFIDAYSRLHDMGYGHCVGVYENGLLIGGLYGLSLGKVFFGESMFSQRDNASKTAMIALVKHLRAWGFDFVDCQIPSEHLKHLGAQEVSRRQYFRLLEQSLEEVDRVGKWNVICHASELITGL; encoded by the coding sequence ATGATCCTCGTACACGCTGAACCACCAGTATACTACCTGAACCCGCAGCACGTGGCGTTCCCGGACCCGCTGCAGGGAGCTGGCGATGAACCCATCGCCATTGGCGGAAGCCTCTTGCCACACTGGCTGCTGCACGCCTACCGAAGCGGGATCTTCCCCTGGTTCAGCGAAGACGGACTGCCCTATTGGTACTCTCCGGACCCACGCATGATCCTGCCCCTGACTGAGCTCAGCATATCGCGCTCAACCCGGAAATTTCTGCGCAGATCAACATGGGAAATCCGCTTCGATACGCACTTCATTCAGATCATCAGCCAGTGCGCCAATACCCTGCGCCCCGGACAAAAAGGCACCTGGATCAGCGAGGACTTCATAGACGCCTACTCCCGGCTCCATGACATGGGCTATGGACATTGTGTGGGAGTCTACGAAAACGGCTTGCTCATCGGCGGGCTCTACGGATTATCCCTGGGAAAGGTCTTCTTTGGAGAATCCATGTTCAGCCAGCGGGATAACGCCTCGAAAACCGCCATGATCGCCCTGGTGAAGCACCTTCGCGCATGGGGCTTCGACTTTGTGGACTGCCAGATACCATCGGAGCACCTGAAGCATCTTGGCGCACAGGAGGTGAGCCGCCGCCAGTACTTCAGGCTTCTGGAGCAGTCTCTGGAAGAAGTGGATCGAGTCGGAAAATGGAATGTCATCTGCCATGCCAGCGAACTGATCACGGGCCTGTAG
- a CDS encoding peptidoglycan DD-metalloendopeptidase family protein: protein MSRILPLLLLALLLVGSAQAFVRHDPVPGGVALVPLSAESERAVQILFGDRPVLASFFDGELRAVVGIPLDANPGEHRVVVTMDDGRARSYFFEILPKEYPAQRITLPDDRTVRLSEEDLARFHRERPQILAAFATRTDTWHVSEPSLSLPVAGRFSSPFGLRRYFNGEPRSPHSGIDIAAAQGTPVVAAAAGMVVEVGDYFFNGKTVFIDHGHGLVTMYCHLHEIHVSTGQQVAREEVIGTVGRTGRATGPHLHWTVSLGDVRVEPLLFLNSRDLGRIGVSDP, encoded by the coding sequence ATGAGCAGAATCCTGCCGCTTCTTCTCTTGGCGCTGCTGCTGGTGGGCAGTGCCCAGGCCTTTGTCCGTCACGATCCGGTTCCCGGAGGCGTGGCCCTGGTTCCCCTTTCCGCAGAGAGCGAAAGGGCCGTCCAGATCCTTTTTGGCGATCGGCCGGTGCTGGCCAGCTTCTTTGATGGCGAACTGCGAGCCGTGGTGGGTATTCCCCTGGACGCAAATCCGGGGGAGCACCGCGTCGTGGTGACAATGGACGACGGGCGCGCCCGCTCCTATTTTTTTGAAATTCTGCCCAAGGAGTATCCCGCTCAGCGCATCACCTTGCCCGATGATCGCACAGTACGCCTCTCCGAGGAGGATCTGGCCCGCTTTCATCGGGAGCGGCCACAGATTCTGGCGGCCTTTGCAACGCGCACTGACACATGGCATGTGAGTGAGCCCTCGCTGAGCCTGCCCGTCGCGGGCCGTTTTTCCAGCCCCTTTGGCCTGCGCCGCTATTTCAATGGCGAGCCGCGCAGCCCCCACAGCGGCATTGATATTGCGGCCGCCCAGGGTACCCCGGTGGTTGCGGCCGCTGCTGGCATGGTGGTGGAAGTGGGGGATTACTTTTTCAACGGCAAGACGGTGTTCATTGATCATGGCCATGGGCTGGTGACCATGTACTGCCATCTGCACGAGATTCACGTGAGCACGGGACAACAGGTGGCGCGCGAAGAGGTCATTGGAACTGTCGGGCGCACGGGCCGCGCCACGGGTCCCCATCTGCACTGGACTGTCAGCTTGGGCGATGTGCGGGTTGAGCCGCTGCTCTTTCTGAATTCCCGTGATCTGGGAAGGATTGGGGTCTCTGATCCGTAG
- a CDS encoding 6-phosphofructokinase, protein MAIEIRKIAISTGGGDCPGLNAVIRAVVRTANIKYGWEVVGIKDGLQGVMDTTTKLIPLNRHNVAGFLQKGGTVLGTTNRGNPFEIKQEIDGRMQTVDISDAVVENIRREHIDAVVGIGGDGTMLIMNQLYKKGIPIVGVPKTIDNDLLSTDVTFGFDTAVAIATDALDRLQTTAASHHRVMVVELMGRYAGWIALHSGIAGGAEVILIPEIPYNIERVCDVIRQRMKREGFSIVVVAEGAKPVGGSHSVLHEGGQGAVERLGGVAYKVAEEIEHFTGAEVRTTVLGHVQRGGAPTAYDRVLSTRFGVAAADLIHEGNFGRMVTLRGTEICDVTFEEAIENLKFVDPDGQLVRAAEEIGVCLGR, encoded by the coding sequence ATGGCTATCGAAATCAGGAAAATTGCCATTTCCACGGGCGGGGGGGACTGTCCGGGGCTGAACGCGGTTATCAGGGCTGTGGTGCGAACCGCAAACATCAAATATGGCTGGGAAGTTGTCGGTATCAAGGATGGCCTGCAGGGCGTCATGGATACGACCACCAAGCTGATTCCCCTGAATCGCCATAATGTGGCGGGTTTTCTGCAGAAAGGCGGCACGGTTCTGGGCACCACCAACCGTGGAAACCCTTTTGAAATCAAACAGGAAATAGATGGCCGCATGCAGACGGTGGATATCAGCGACGCGGTCGTGGAAAATATCCGCCGGGAGCATATAGACGCCGTGGTCGGTATCGGTGGCGATGGCACCATGCTGATCATGAATCAGTTGTACAAGAAGGGTATACCCATCGTGGGAGTGCCGAAGACCATTGATAACGACCTGCTTTCCACCGATGTCACCTTTGGTTTTGATACGGCGGTGGCCATTGCCACCGATGCTCTGGATCGCCTGCAGACAACGGCAGCCAGCCATCACCGGGTGATGGTCGTTGAGCTGATGGGCCGCTATGCGGGCTGGATTGCCCTGCACAGCGGTATTGCTGGTGGGGCTGAAGTGATTCTCATCCCCGAGATTCCCTATAATATAGAACGTGTCTGCGATGTGATCCGGCAGCGCATGAAGCGCGAAGGCTTTTCCATCGTCGTGGTGGCTGAAGGGGCCAAGCCGGTTGGGGGAAGTCACTCGGTCCTCCATGAGGGTGGTCAGGGCGCGGTGGAGCGCCTGGGAGGCGTCGCCTATAAGGTGGCCGAGGAAATAGAGCACTTTACCGGAGCTGAAGTGCGCACCACCGTGCTTGGCCATGTGCAGCGGGGGGGGGCGCCGACGGCCTACGACAGGGTACTTTCTACTCGCTTCGGGGTGGCGGCAGCCGATCTGATCCACGAGGGGAACTTCGGTCGCATGGTGACCCTGCGTGGAACGGAAATCTGCGATGTGACCTTTGAGGAGGCCATAGAGAATCTGAAGTTCGTTGATCCCGACGGGCAGCTGGTACGCGCTGCTGAGGAGATCGGCGTCTGCCTGGGACGCTGA
- a CDS encoding PEP/pyruvate-binding domain-containing protein, producing the protein MSYALREKISTGNNGLDLILDHLRLGDNVVWKVDELSSYRHFVGQFVERSRQQGRKIVYMRFGSGELLIEPCTDVEIVELNPRLGFEPFATEVHRVLTSRGRGVIYVFDCLSDLISAWATDYMVGNFFQITCPYLLSLDTVAYFAVRSQSHSLDTMQRIRKTTQVFLNLYNHQGSHYVHPLKVWQRHSPTMFLPHRDQGGEFVPLARSYEATSLMSRVLEGTRDVTRQLDHWQLLFLKAEELLSNGGPEEEQKRMVVHLCRHLMGKDERVLQLAHQYFSLADLLAFKRRMIGTGFIGGKTTGMLLASNILTQSDPDYWQHALEPHDSYFIGSNLYYWYLIHNDCWSLFMEHKEHEDHNSPAAQQLRARIMHGKFPTAIRQEFETMLEYYGQYPIIVRSSSLLEDGFGNAFAGKYDSFFLANQEISPEERLEHFEDIVRRIYSSTIGGDALVYRRKRGLIEQDEQMGLLVQRVIGSYQGHYYFPDAAGVGISYNTFVWDSAMDPQAGMLRLVAGLGTRAVDRAEGDYARLVALDHPGKKPYHEGEDTRRYAQKDVDVLDLNANDLRTVPFQSLTQKQMEHALEKIALRERRTISRKGKLSQPHINWIPTFDPMLADTDFAERMQKAMQTLEKVYQYPVDIEFTVNFRADGSYCLNIVQCRPLQTRRLGQRIDIPRDIPDSHIFLRQQGNFVGGSICCDIKRIIIVYPQAYHELSLAQKHELSKIVGEINAVTSRTEEPTLLLGPGRWGTTTPSLGVPVSFSEISNMAILAEVGWERGGFIPELSFGTHFFQDLVESEIFYVAIFPERKEVTFREQWIDTLPNELDQFTSLASDFEHAIKVCTAPTSLCLLADVLSQQLMCFSAEPVGDNA; encoded by the coding sequence ATGAGTTACGCACTTCGTGAGAAAATATCTACTGGCAATAATGGACTTGACCTTATTCTTGATCACCTGCGCCTCGGTGACAATGTTGTCTGGAAGGTCGACGAACTCAGCAGTTATCGCCACTTCGTGGGGCAATTTGTCGAACGCTCCCGCCAACAGGGGCGCAAAATTGTCTACATGCGCTTTGGCAGCGGAGAGCTCCTGATTGAGCCCTGCACGGATGTGGAGATAGTGGAACTCAACCCCAGGCTGGGTTTTGAGCCCTTTGCCACGGAAGTGCACCGGGTGCTCACCTCACGGGGACGGGGTGTCATCTATGTCTTCGACTGCCTCTCAGACCTCATATCCGCCTGGGCAACAGACTATATGGTAGGAAACTTCTTCCAGATCACCTGCCCCTACCTGCTCTCCCTGGACACCGTAGCCTACTTCGCCGTACGCAGCCAGAGCCACAGCCTTGACACCATGCAGCGCATCCGCAAAACCACTCAGGTCTTCCTGAACCTGTACAACCATCAGGGGAGCCACTATGTTCACCCCCTGAAAGTCTGGCAGCGACACTCGCCGACCATGTTCCTGCCCCACCGCGACCAGGGCGGCGAGTTTGTCCCCCTGGCCCGCAGTTACGAAGCCACCTCCCTCATGAGCCGCGTCCTGGAAGGAACACGGGACGTCACCCGCCAGCTGGATCACTGGCAACTGCTCTTCCTGAAAGCGGAAGAACTTCTGAGCAACGGTGGACCCGAAGAAGAGCAGAAGCGCATGGTCGTTCACCTGTGCCGCCATCTCATGGGTAAAGACGAACGCGTGCTTCAGCTGGCCCACCAGTACTTTTCACTGGCCGACCTGCTGGCGTTTAAACGTCGCATGATTGGAACCGGCTTTATCGGCGGCAAAACCACAGGCATGCTGCTGGCCAGCAACATACTTACTCAAAGCGATCCAGACTACTGGCAGCATGCCCTTGAACCCCATGATTCGTACTTTATCGGCTCCAACCTTTACTACTGGTACCTCATCCACAACGACTGCTGGAGCCTCTTCATGGAGCATAAGGAGCACGAGGACCACAACAGTCCGGCCGCGCAGCAGCTGCGTGCCCGCATCATGCACGGAAAATTCCCCACGGCGATTCGCCAGGAATTTGAAACCATGCTCGAATACTATGGACAATACCCCATTATCGTGCGCTCTTCGAGTCTCCTGGAAGATGGCTTCGGCAACGCCTTCGCTGGAAAGTATGACAGCTTTTTCCTCGCCAACCAGGAGATATCTCCGGAAGAGCGCCTTGAACATTTCGAGGATATTGTCAGGCGCATCTACTCCAGCACCATCGGCGGCGATGCCCTTGTCTACAGGCGCAAACGCGGGCTGATTGAGCAGGATGAGCAGATGGGACTGCTGGTGCAGCGGGTTATCGGCTCCTACCAAGGGCATTACTATTTCCCTGATGCCGCCGGCGTAGGCATTTCCTACAACACCTTCGTCTGGGACAGCGCCATGGATCCCCAGGCCGGTATGCTGCGCCTGGTGGCGGGACTGGGGACCAGGGCCGTTGATCGCGCTGAAGGCGACTACGCGCGCCTAGTCGCCCTGGACCACCCCGGCAAGAAGCCGTATCATGAAGGCGAGGACACCCGTCGCTACGCCCAGAAGGATGTGGATGTCCTTGATCTCAACGCCAATGACCTGCGCACGGTGCCCTTCCAGTCCCTGACCCAGAAGCAGATGGAGCATGCCCTCGAGAAGATCGCCCTGCGTGAACGGCGCACCATCTCACGCAAGGGCAAGCTCTCCCAGCCCCACATCAACTGGATACCCACCTTTGACCCCATGCTGGCAGACACCGACTTCGCTGAGCGCATGCAGAAGGCCATGCAGACCCTGGAGAAGGTGTATCAGTACCCCGTGGATATTGAGTTCACTGTCAACTTCCGCGCCGATGGCAGCTACTGCCTGAATATCGTCCAGTGCCGACCTCTGCAGACACGGCGCCTGGGGCAACGCATCGATATTCCCAGGGACATCCCCGACTCCCACATCTTCCTGCGCCAGCAGGGCAACTTCGTGGGTGGCAGTATCTGCTGTGACATCAAGCGCATCATCATCGTCTATCCCCAGGCATATCATGAACTTTCCCTGGCCCAGAAACACGAACTGTCGAAAATAGTCGGCGAAATCAATGCCGTCACCAGCCGCACGGAAGAGCCCACACTGCTGCTGGGACCAGGACGCTGGGGCACCACCACCCCCTCCCTGGGCGTACCCGTAAGCTTCTCCGAGATCAGCAACATGGCGATTCTTGCTGAGGTCGGCTGGGAACGGGGCGGCTTCATACCCGAGCTATCCTTTGGGACCCATTTCTTTCAGGATCTGGTGGAGAGTGAAATTTTTTACGTGGCCATCTTCCCCGAACGCAAAGAAGTAACTTTCCGTGAACAGTGGATTGACACCCTGCCCAATGAACTGGACCAGTTTACGTCTCTGGCCTCGGACTTTGAGCACGCCATCAAAGTCTGCACGGCTCCCACATCCCTGTGCCTGCTGGCCGATGTACTCTCCCAGCAGCTGATGTGCTTTTCCGCAGAACCGGTCGGCGACAATGCCTGA
- the gdhA gene encoding NADP-specific glutamate dehydrogenase — translation MPDVRETIETIYQQVITRNPGETEFHQAVNEVLESLSVVLVKYPEYADQRIIERICEPERQIIFRVPWTDDKGDIHINRGFRVEFNSALGPYKGGLRFHPSVYLGIIKFLGFEQIFKNALTGLPIGGGKGGSDFDPKGRSDGEIMRFCQSFMTELYRHIGQYTDVPAGDIGVGGREIGYMFGQYKRITNRYESGVLTGKGMCYGGSQVRTEATGYGTVFFVDEMLKAHKDGFEGKRVLVSGSGNVAIYATEKVHELGGKVIACSDSNGVIIDEKGINLELVQQLKEVERRRIKDYTKYETDARYIEKGNIWDVPCDIALPCATQNEINTKDAKTLVKNGCIAIGEGANMPTSPGGIKVFQDAKILYGPGKAANAGGVATSALEMQQNASRDSWTFEYTEERLQQIMKNIHRDCFETAEEFGEPGNYVMGANVAGFIRVADSMMALGVV, via the coding sequence ATGCCCGATGTTCGAGAAACCATTGAGACAATTTACCAGCAGGTCATTACCCGCAATCCAGGGGAAACGGAGTTTCACCAGGCGGTAAATGAGGTTCTGGAGTCCCTGTCAGTTGTATTGGTCAAGTATCCGGAGTACGCCGATCAGCGCATCATCGAACGCATCTGCGAACCTGAGCGCCAGATCATCTTCCGCGTTCCCTGGACCGATGACAAGGGCGACATTCACATCAACCGCGGCTTCCGCGTCGAATTCAACAGCGCCCTTGGGCCCTATAAGGGAGGGCTGCGTTTCCACCCTTCCGTGTATCTTGGAATTATCAAGTTTCTCGGATTTGAGCAGATCTTCAAGAACGCTCTGACGGGTTTGCCCATCGGCGGCGGCAAAGGTGGCTCCGACTTTGATCCCAAGGGACGCTCCGATGGAGAGATCATGCGCTTCTGCCAGAGCTTCATGACAGAGCTCTATCGCCATATCGGGCAGTACACCGACGTGCCTGCTGGTGATATCGGCGTGGGTGGCCGTGAAATTGGGTATATGTTCGGTCAGTACAAGCGCATTACCAACCGTTATGAGTCGGGGGTACTGACGGGCAAGGGTATGTGCTACGGTGGTTCTCAGGTGCGTACCGAGGCGACGGGGTATGGCACGGTCTTCTTTGTGGATGAAATGCTCAAGGCCCATAAGGATGGCTTTGAAGGGAAGAGGGTACTGGTTTCCGGCTCCGGCAACGTGGCCATCTACGCTACCGAGAAGGTTCACGAGCTGGGGGGCAAGGTTATTGCCTGCTCCGACTCCAATGGTGTCATTATTGACGAAAAAGGTATCAACCTGGAGCTTGTGCAACAGCTGAAAGAGGTGGAGCGTCGTCGCATCAAGGACTACACCAAGTACGAAACTGATGCCCGCTATATCGAGAAGGGTAATATCTGGGATGTCCCCTGTGATATCGCCCTGCCCTGCGCAACTCAGAACGAGATCAACACCAAGGATGCCAAGACCCTGGTGAAAAACGGCTGCATCGCCATAGGTGAAGGGGCGAATATGCCCACCTCCCCTGGTGGTATCAAGGTCTTCCAGGACGCGAAAATTCTCTACGGCCCAGGCAAGGCGGCAAACGCCGGTGGTGTTGCCACTTCCGCGCTGGAAATGCAGCAGAACGCCAGCCGCGATTCCTGGACCTTTGAGTACACGGAAGAGCGCCTGCAGCAGATTATGAAGAACATTCACCGTGACTGTTTTGAAACTGCCGAAGAATTCGGCGAGCCCGGCAACTATGTCATGGGTGCCAATGTGGCTGGTTTCATCCGTGTTGCCGATTCCATGATGGCGCTGGGCGTTGTCTGA